A segment of the candidate division KSB1 bacterium genome:
TTCTAATTTGCATGGATTGTGGTCACAAATAACATGGGCAAGTTCGTGCATAATATCACTTTCATATCTAAAATCTGAATGAGATGGGTTAAAAATAATTATATAGCTACTTTTAGACTTTATAGTGACTGCTGACCATTCAGATTTCCCCTTTTTCATAACGAGAGGATTCAGAACCTCACTTGTTATACCATGTAAGTGCATTGGATTAATGATCTTTATTTTTAAACATTCTGCAAGATCATCCGCAAGCAATGGATCTACAGCTTTTAAACCTAACAGCTTTCTATAATTTATTGAAGTTTTTTCAGCTTTAGATTTAAATCCTTTTTCCAAAAATATTTAATCCTGATCTTGATTATTTATGTTTATTTCGGCATTATAGGCTAAATCGATCATTTTTATTAATGCCTCCGCTGTATCTTTCGAAAGAGTTTTGTCGGCTCTCAAGTGGACCTCTATTTTATCCTGAGTTGTTTCCTTATCTTTAGTGAAATTAGATTTTTTAGAATTGCTCATAAACATTTCAGGATTAATTTTTAACCAATTACAGATTTTAAAGAATATCTCGAGGTCTGGCAATTTTCCTTGTTCAATTCTTGATAACGTTGAAGCGCTTACTCCACCGATTTCTTTAGCAACTTCTCGTAATCCTCTACGTCCCCTTTTATTTTTTAATTTTGTGGCTAATAATAAAGTATTTACTTCAGATGGCATTTTATTCTCCGCTTATGTAGTATTGTTTCATGGAAGATACATGTGTTTCACTTGCGAAACAAGATTTATTTTAGTATAATATGTGCAACATGTATTATTTATAATACATCCTGTGTAATTCACTAATATTTAACTAATTTTGGAGAGCTATTATGAGCCTCGAAAGTAAAAAAGACAAAGTCTGGGATAAGGGTAATAAAGTTAGAGGAAAAAGTCCTGATGTTTACAGACGAGATTCTGAAGGAAATGAGATATATTTTTCTTCTTATGGGAAACAATCTGAAAAGGGTTGGGAAATCGATCATTCTAAGCCAAAATCAAAAGGTGGAACTGATCATTTGAACAATTTACAACCTTTACAATGGGAAGCAAATAGAGAAAAATCGAATAAGAGAAAATAACTTCCCATGATTTAGATTGGAATAATTCGGGCCAGTGCTAAGGTTCACTGGCTTTTTTTATTTACACCTAATAATATTTTCACTTTGAAAAATCACTCAAAAAACAATTCCTTCACATCTTTGGGCGTTGGTGAGGTGAATCTGCTCACAACGAGTATCAAAACCAATGAAACCGTGGCGCCAAAGATCGCCGGCCATATGCCGCCAATCCAGTTGGAAAAGGATTGATATTTCATGTAACCGGCTACATACCAAATGACGCAGCTTATCGCGCCGCCAATCATGGCTGTAATGCCTCCTTCTTTGGTGGCGCCGGGCCACCAGAGTCCTAATAGAAAAGGGAAAGTAAAGGCGGATGCCATTAAGCTGAATGCCATGGTTACAATCCATAAGATGGCGGCAGGTGGTTTAATGGCAACCAGCAGAGCCAGCACGCCAATAACCAGGGTCACATAGCGAGCGATTTTTAGTCCCTTTTTAGGATCTAATTCTTTCCGAAACGTACCATAGATATTCTCAACCACCAAAGAACCGGCTAAGAGTAGTATTGAATCGATGGTTGACATCATCGCACCTAAAACAGCCGCTATGATAATTCCACCTATCAACGGCGGTAAAAGCTGGGTTACCATGGTGGGAATGGTCAGATCCGGTTGTGCCAGATCAGGCAATAAAACGCCGGCGGCAATGGCAATCAAAGTAGCTGACAAATAAATAAAACTTTGAAACAAGATCGAATAAACCATTGCGCGCTTTAGCGTTTTATCATCTTCAGGGATCAGGAACCTGGTTACCGATGCCGGGGAGCCGCCGATCTGGAAAAATCCCCAAACTATAAATGCCGAGACTACCCAGCCGGCTGACATTTTTCCGGTAAAGGAGATCGCTTGCGGGTTGAGTTGCGCATATTGCTGGTGCATTTCGGCAAATCCTCCGGCAGCATAAACTGCCACCGGGGCTAAAATGGCAAAACCGGCTATCATAATTATCCCCTGGATTAAATCAGTCCAGGCCACAGCGTACATCCCACCCAAAACTGTATACAGAATGACGATGCCGCCAAAGACAAACAATCCAACGAGATAGGGTATGCCAAGCAACACTTCAAAGACATTGCCGGCGGCTTTTAATTGAGCTGCGATCAGGGGCACGAATGCGATCAGCATTATGATGACACAAGTCATACCAGCGAATTTGCTGTAGTAGCGCACTTCAAAAATATCAGCAAGGGTTACACTCTTTATTTTGCTCGCTATTTTTCTTAACCGGGTGCCAAGCAAGATATAGGAGAACCAGGGCGCTGCGGCGGAGGCTATCCCGCCAGGGACAAAATTGTAACCCATGATTTTTTCTGTACCAACCGCACCCATATAACTGCTGCCGCTCATTTGAGTTGCTGAAAACGAAAAACCAACCGTAGCGGGACCGAGTTTTCCTTTGGCAATGAAATAATCTTTTTTTGATTTCACTTTTCTATTGAACCACACACCAAGCGCTAACATCCCCATGAAATACAGCGCCAATATTATGCTATATTGCAGCATTTACCTGCCCGTCTTCACATAAAAAATGGAGGCTGCTATGATATAAATATAGCCAAAATAACACAAGAGCCAAACACCCCAATCCAGGTTTGCAGGACCCTGGGGCCAATCTACAATCAAAGTCACACTTCCCCCAACCACGAAGATGATCATGAGGATAATAGAAATGATAGGAAGTTTTAATTTAGAAATTTGGATAATCCTTTTTGTTTAAAATTCCAAAATACAAAAACCAAACCTGTTCCTGACTAGATCAGGAATCGCAAGTAAATCTCAAAAACCAAAATAACAAATTCCAAACTAAAACAGGCCGCTGTCATTCCCGCATATCTTTAAAGCGAGAATCTTGTGTCTCAAACCCTTAGATTCCCGATAAAAACATTCGGGAATGACATTCTGTGACGGCCTCCATAACAAGATCCCGTCTCGTAAGCTATTTCAGAACACTTAATTTAGCAGCCATAATGTCATCCTGAGCGTTAGCGAAGGATCTCTTGATGCCGTAAAGTCAATAAAATCAAGAGATTCTTCACTCCTCCAAAGCGGGATTCGCTCAGAATGACATTTTTTAGGATTTTATACATTTTGTAAAAACCTTCACAACAGGATGCCATTTGGGGGAGTTTTAAGCTTAAAAGCAAAATTCATGAATTATACAATTTAATAAGTAGACACATTAATTTTAGAAATCGAAATACTCTTTTCTCCAAATTCAAGGTTTGTGTTTTTAGATTTGTTCATTGGTTTTTATTTGTGATTTGTTGCTTGTGATTTACGATTTTTATCTTATTCCTGTTTGCTAGTTTAAAATGCCTCTCGCACACATCATTGCCATACTTCTTCAAGAACTCTCAAAATATTACCTCCCATCACTTTTGCAATATCACCATCTGAATAATCATGTGTAACCAACCACCGGAGAATATTGTGAGAACTTTCCGTTGCATTTTCAACTCCTTTGACATAGGGCACTTCTTCAAAAGTGGGAGGTTTTCCTTCACCCTCTCCTTTATGAGAATCACCAATGGACAGCGCTTCGGCAAAGACATGATGCAAGCCAACGTGATCGCCGTAAAGAGTATCCGGCCCAAATGCGACATGATCTATGCCTACCAGGTCTTTGATATATTCAAAATGCTCCATGAACGATTCAATGTTGTGATGGGGATTTTTCTGTGTAAGTGTGGTATGGGGAGCAGCCTCGATACCAATTACGCCACCCTTGTCCCCACACGCTTTCAGGACCTTGTCGGGCGCCAGTCTTTTGATATTCCATAAGCTTCTGGCTCCCGTATGGGTTAAAAATATAGGCTTATTGCTGGCCGCTATTGTGTCCAGGCTGGTTTGATCGCTGGCATGCGCACAGTCGATAGCCATGCCGATTTTATTCATTCTTTCCACCGCTTTGCTGCCAAAGCTGGTCAACCCGCCGTCTTTGGGTTCTTTGAGGCCGGTGCCCAGACTGTTGGATTCACTGTAAGTAATGCCAAGAACCCTGACGCCAAAACCATACAGAATCTCTATCCTGTCCAGCTCGTTCTCGATCATGGCAGCGCCTTCCTGGGCCGGCACCAGGGCAATTTTTCCTTCCCTGTGAGCCCGGTGGATATCTTCCACCTTTTCACACTTGATCACGAAATCCTGGTGCGCCAG
Coding sequences within it:
- a CDS encoding ImmA/IrrE family metallo-endopeptidase; this encodes MEKGFKSKAEKTSINYRKLLGLKAVDPLLADDLAECLKIKIINPMHLHGITSEVLNPLVMKKGKSEWSAVTIKSKSSYIIIFNPSHSDFRYESDIMHELAHVICDHNPCKLE
- a CDS encoding helix-turn-helix transcriptional regulator; translation: MPSEVNTLLLATKLKNKRGRRGLREVAKEIGGVSASTLSRIEQGKLPDLEIFFKICNWLKINPEMFMSNSKKSNFTKDKETTQDKIEVHLRADKTLSKDTAEALIKMIDLAYNAEININNQDQD
- a CDS encoding HNH endonuclease encodes the protein MSLESKKDKVWDKGNKVRGKSPDVYRRDSEGNEIYFSSYGKQSEKGWEIDHSKPKSKGGTDHLNNLQPLQWEANREKSNKRK
- a CDS encoding sodium/proline symporter; translated protein: MLQYSIILALYFMGMLALGVWFNRKVKSKKDYFIAKGKLGPATVGFSFSATQMSGSSYMGAVGTEKIMGYNFVPGGIASAAAPWFSYILLGTRLRKIASKIKSVTLADIFEVRYYSKFAGMTCVIIMLIAFVPLIAAQLKAAGNVFEVLLGIPYLVGLFVFGGIVILYTVLGGMYAVAWTDLIQGIIMIAGFAILAPVAVYAAGGFAEMHQQYAQLNPQAISFTGKMSAGWVVSAFIVWGFFQIGGSPASVTRFLIPEDDKTLKRAMVYSILFQSFIYLSATLIAIAAGVLLPDLAQPDLTIPTMVTQLLPPLIGGIIIAAVLGAMMSTIDSILLLAGSLVVENIYGTFRKELDPKKGLKIARYVTLVIGVLALLVAIKPPAAILWIVTMAFSLMASAFTFPFLLGLWWPGATKEGGITAMIGGAISCVIWYVAGYMKYQSFSNWIGGIWPAIFGATVSLVLILVVSRFTSPTPKDVKELFFE
- a CDS encoding membrane dipeptidase yields the protein MGLNKKYSGYQSFDYLEKGKDFKEFKLVEGNSIFDPYFVPVTPEQETRVKEFAEKIVMISLHEHPHLFPADIRETIPYGKEVRIATAYEALSNSYWDAVFDNFMDGTAMITSKCGWKWSDIIYDMGMRLCDLAHQDFVIKCEKVEDIHRAHREGKIALVPAQEGAAMIENELDRIEILYGFGVRVLGITYSESNSLGTGLKEPKDGGLTSFGSKAVERMNKIGMAIDCAHASDQTSLDTIAASNKPIFLTHTGARSLWNIKRLAPDKVLKACGDKGGVIGIEAAPHTTLTQKNPHHNIESFMEHFEYIKDLVGIDHVAFGPDTLYGDHVGLHHVFAEALSIGDSHKGEGEGKPPTFEEVPYVKGVENATESSHNILRWLVTHDYSDGDIAKVMGGNILRVLEEVWQ